One window from the genome of Desulfobotulus pelophilus encodes:
- the hisG gene encoding ATP phosphoribosyltransferase: MLQIALPNKGSLSEDSVRLVREAGYNCRRLGKELIISDVENGIDFFFLRPKDIAVYVRKGILALGITGRDLALDSGAGVVEILPLHFGKSKFCYAVPDNSPITPDNLEGCRIATSYATLVARDLEERKVAAEIVPLDGAVEISIRLGVADLIADVVQTGKTLKDAGLKVVGEVVLESEAVLVGQDDRVLENPLVRTFVERLQGIVVARDYVIVEYDVPESLLEQACCITPGIESPTVSPLSKKGWMAVKAMAKKKEVNGIMDALTALGARGIMVLDIRTCRI; encoded by the coding sequence ATGCTGCAGATTGCACTACCCAATAAGGGAAGCCTTTCCGAAGACAGTGTGCGTCTTGTTCGGGAGGCAGGATATAATTGCCGCCGTCTGGGCAAGGAGCTGATCATTTCCGATGTGGAGAACGGGATTGATTTTTTCTTTTTACGGCCAAAGGATATTGCTGTTTATGTACGGAAAGGGATTCTGGCCCTTGGAATTACAGGCCGGGATCTTGCGCTGGACTCCGGTGCCGGAGTGGTGGAAATCCTGCCTCTTCATTTTGGTAAATCAAAATTTTGCTATGCGGTCCCTGATAACAGTCCCATAACTCCGGATAATCTGGAAGGCTGCCGTATTGCTACCAGCTATGCAACTCTGGTGGCAAGGGATCTTGAAGAACGGAAAGTGGCGGCGGAAATTGTTCCTCTGGATGGTGCTGTAGAGATTTCCATCCGACTGGGTGTCGCCGATCTTATTGCCGATGTAGTGCAGACGGGCAAAACCCTTAAAGATGCCGGTTTGAAGGTGGTGGGCGAGGTGGTCCTGGAGAGTGAAGCCGTGTTGGTGGGACAGGATGATCGTGTGCTTGAAAACCCTTTGGTCAGAACCTTTGTGGAGCGTCTTCAAGGAATTGTTGTCGCCAGAGACTATGTAATTGTGGAGTATGATGTCCCGGAAAGTCTTCTGGAGCAAGCCTGCTGTATTACGCCCGGTATAGAGTCTCCCACCGTTTCTCCCCTTAGTAAAAAAGGCTGGATGGCCGTGAAAGCCATGGCGAAGAAAAAAGAAGTCAACGGTATCATGGATGCGCTGACGGCATTAGGTGCCCGCGGTATTATGGTTCTGGATATCCGGACCT